One Hordeum vulgare subsp. vulgare chromosome 4H, MorexV3_pseudomolecules_assembly, whole genome shotgun sequence DNA window includes the following coding sequences:
- the LOC123447609 gene encoding BTB/POZ domain-containing protein At1g63850-like, with translation MSLRKRQRSASSSRLSSLSSPASPPRPVSSSSSSPPLSFPNADLLLRLHLDPSADDADADADVKPPAPAASLDLHVSSASLLRSRYFAALLSDRWCPDPSSSPAGRLSLAVPAPPSCPRPFHAHVEVVRLLHTLDFAGTIRSPADALDILPVALQLLFDACVEACIRFLEAVPWSDDEEARVLDLAPLLPADEAAELLARVSLPPAAAPGDAATRSPSEAMLHGLIHSAIHGHPVPAATKAFVAMLLKDYPSRDCVHKVLDEAFLSRLDTVKELLGKYASPDFRIAVDSDEREAIQKLNLHSAVLNVKHLLWLIERMVDMRVADNAVKLWSEQVALAADLQKLLNDADMWRNMAPGLPMLVTRCTLRLAHSVMIGETLVPRQVRMKLVKSWLPVLNVCRDIAQPMHSGYKSSNCQELEETFLQIISTLSVPDAQELLQQCLGFSTRNVDDCPHLVTAFKTWFRRASRSPQGPQGGED, from the exons ATGTCCCTCCGCAAGCGCCAGCGCTCGGCGAGCAGCTCCcgcctctcctccctctcctcgccGGCGTCGCCTCCCCgccccgtctcctcctcctcctcctccccgccgctCTCGTTCCCCAACgccgacctcctcctccgcctccaccTCGACCCCTCCGCcgacgacgccgacgccgacgccgacgtcAAGCCGCCGGCCCCCGCCGCCTCCCTCGACCTCCACGTCTCCTCGGCGTCCCTCCTCCGCTCCCGCTACTTCGCGGCGCTCCTCTCCGATCGCTGGTGCCCCGACCCGTCCTCCtcccccgccggccgcctctcCCTCGCCGTCCCCGCCCCGCCCTCCTGCCCCCGCCCGTTCCACGCCCACGTCGAGGTCGTCCGCCTCCTCCACACGCTCGACTTCGCCGGCACCATCCGCTCCCCCGCCGATGCCCTCGACATCCTCCCCGTCGCGCTGCAGCTCCTCTTCGACGCCTGCGTCGAGGCCTGCATCCGCTTCCTCGAGGCCGTGCCCTGgtccgacgacgaggaggcccGCGTGCTCGACCTCGCGCCGCTCCTCCCCGCCGACGAGGCCGCCGAGCTCCTCGCCAGGGTCTCCCTCCCTCCCGCCGCTGCGCCGGGCGATGCGGCCACCAGGTCGCCCTCGGAGGCCATGCTGCACGGCCTCATCCATTCGGCGATCCACGGCCACCCCGTCCCTGCCGCCACCAAGGCGTTCGTCGCGATGCTCCTCAAGGACTACCCCTCCCGCGACTGCGTACACAAGGTGCTCGACGAGGCGTTCCTGTCCCGGCTCGACACCGTCAAGGAGCTCCTGGGCAAGTACGCCAGCCCGGACTTCAGGATCGCCGTCGACAGCGACGAGCGAGAGGCGATACAGAAGTTGAACCTACACTCGGCGGTCCTAAATGTGAAGCATCTGCTCTGGCTCATtgagaggatggtggatatgagggTGGCCGATAATGCGGTGAAGCTTTGGAGTGAgcaggttgcgcttgctgctgacTTGCAGAAGTTGCTCAATGATGCCGACATGTGGAGAAACATGGCTCCTGGGCTCCCGATGCTTGTGACCCGATGCACGCTCAGGCTCGCCCATTCTGTTATGATTGGGGAGACACTGGTTCCTCGCCAG GTGAGGATGAAGCTTGTCAAAAGCTGGCTTCCTGTCCTGAACGTCTGCAGGGACATCGCCCAACCCATGCACAGCGGATACAAATCGTCAAACTGCCAAGAGCTGGAGGAGACATTCCTCCAGATCATCTCCACCTTGTCTGTCCCAGATGCTCAGGAGCTGCTGCAACAATGCCTTGGGTTCTCGACCCGCAACGTCGACGACTGCCCGCATTTGGTCACAGCCTTCAAGACATGGTTCAGACGCGCTTCCAGGTCTCCGCAAGGCCCACAAGGCGGGGAGGATTGA